One region of Budorcas taxicolor isolate Tak-1 chromosome 3, Takin1.1, whole genome shotgun sequence genomic DNA includes:
- the CHRNB2 gene encoding neuronal acetylcholine receptor subunit beta-2 — MAWLSGPKALLLSFGLLGLCSGVWGTDTEERLVEHLLDPSRYNKLIRPATNGSELVTVQLMVSLAQLISVHEREQIMTTNVWLTQEWEDYRLTWKPEEFDNMKKVRLPSKHIWLPDVVLYNNADGMYEVSFYSNAVVSYDGSIFWLPPAIYKSACKIEVKHFPFDQQNCTMKFRSWTYDRTEIDLVLKSDVANLDDFTPSGEWDIVALPGRRNENPDDSTYVDITYDFIIRRKPLFYTINLIIPCVLITSLAVLVFYLPSDCGEKMTLCISVLLALTVFLLLISKIVPPTSLDVPLVGKYLMFTMVLVTFSIVTSVCVLNVHHRSPTTHTMAPWVKAVFLEKLPTLLFMQQPRHRCARQRLRLRRRQREREGAGALFREALGADSCTCFVNRASVQGLAGAFGSEPAPAAGPGRARGPCGCGLREAVDGVRFIADHMRSEDDDQSVSEDWKYVAMVIDRLFLWIFVFVCVFGTIGMFLQPLFQNYTTATFLHADHSAPSSK, encoded by the exons GAGTCTGGGGTACGGACACAGAAGAGCGGCTGGTAGAGCATCTCCTGGATCCTTCCCGCTATAACAAACTTATCCGCCCAGCCACCAATGGCTCTGAGCTGGTGACAGTACAGCTCATGGTGTCACTGGCCCAGCTCATCAGTGTG CATGAGCGGGAGCAGATCATGACCACCAATGTCTGGCTGACTCAG gAGTGGGAGGATTATCGCCTCACCTGGAAGCCTGAGGAATTTGACAACATGAAGAAAGTTCGGCTCCCTTCCAAACACATCTGGCTCCCAGATGTGGTCCTGTACAACAA TGCCGACGGCATGTACGAGGTGTCCTTCTATTCCAATGCCGTGGTCTCCTACGACGGCAGCATCTTCTGGCTGCCGCCTGCCATCTACAAGAGCGCATGCAAGATCGAGGTAAAGCACTTCCCATTTGACCAGCAGAACTGCACCATGAAGTTCCGCTCGTGGACCTACGACCGCACTGAGATCGATCTGGTGCTCAAGAGTGACGTGGCCAACCTGGACGACTTCACACCCAGCGGCGAGTGGGACATAGTGGCGCTGCCCGGCCGGCGCAACGAGAACCCAGATGACTCCACTTACGTGGACATCACATACGACTTCATCATCCGCCGCAAGCCGCTCTTCTACACCATCAATCTCATCATCCCCTGCGTCCTCATCACCTCTCTAGCCGTCCTCGTCTTCTATCTGCCGTCTGACTGCGGTGAGAAGATGACGCTGTGCATCTCCGTGCTGCTGGCGCTTACCGTCTTCCTGCTGCTCATCTCTAAGATCGTGCCGCCCACCTCCCTCGACGTGCCGCTCGTCGGCAAGTACCTCATGTTCACCATGGTGCTCGTCACCTTCTCCATCGTCACCAGCGTGTGCGTGCTCAACGTGCACCACCGCTCACCCACCACGCACACCATGGCGCCCTGGGTCAAGGCCGTCTTCCTGGAGAAGCTGCCCACGCTGCTGTTCATGCAGCAGCCGCGCCACCGCTGCGCCCGCCAACGCCTCCGCCTGCGGCGGCGCCAGCGCGAGCGAGAGGGAGCCGGCGCCCTCTTCCGCGAGGCCCTGGGGGCCGACTCCTGCACGTGCTTCGTCAACCGCGCGTCGGTGCAGGGCTTGGCTGGGGCCTTCGGCTCGGAGCCGGCGCCGGCGGCAGGCCCCGGGCGCGCCAGGGGGCCGTGTGGCTGCGGCCTCCGGGAGGCGGTGGACGGCGTGCGCTTCATCGCAGATCATATGCGGAGTGAGGACGACGACCAGAGC GTGAGTGAGGACTGGAAGTATGTTGCCATGGTGATCGACCGCCTGTTCCTTTGGATCTTTGTCTTCGTCTGTGTCTTTGGCACGATCGGCATGTTCCTGCAGCCTCTCTTCCAGAACTACACCACTGCCACCTTCCTCCACGCAGACCACTCGGCTCCCAGCTCCAAGTGA